From a region of the Rathayibacter sp. VKM Ac-2804 genome:
- a CDS encoding ABC transporter ATP-binding protein, whose translation MATGTFAERGADLELVGISKQYPGFTALDSLDLTIPAGSFFALLGPSGCGKTTTLRLVAGLEEPSAGRILIGGKDVTATKTFQRPVNTVFQSYALFPHMSILENVAFGLKRRRIDDPVGKAHEALRLVELDHLAQRRPAQLSGGQQQRVALARAIVNRPALLLLDEPLGALDLKLRRQMQLELKSIQEEVGLTFLHVTHDQEEAMTMADTVAVMNKGRIEQMGAPEALYELPRTVFVANFLGQSNLFTGEVVASTGTALTVAAGDARIVVPTARAARESGEMTIGVRPEKLLLLTEAPADSPDRNVLGPGRVVDVSFSGVSTQYTIEIPTLGSIVVFAQNMVFGPVVGEGAQVWVSWSIEHGFGLADEPGTVPRFAADDSTRSIALQKRGLLAGRSGGA comes from the coding sequence ATGGCCACCGGAACCTTCGCCGAGCGCGGCGCCGACCTCGAACTGGTCGGGATCAGCAAGCAGTACCCGGGCTTCACCGCCCTCGACTCGCTGGACCTCACGATCCCCGCGGGATCCTTCTTCGCTCTCCTGGGGCCCTCCGGCTGCGGGAAGACGACCACCCTGCGGCTCGTCGCCGGTCTCGAGGAGCCGAGCGCGGGCCGGATCCTGATCGGCGGGAAGGACGTCACGGCCACCAAGACGTTCCAGCGCCCGGTGAACACCGTCTTCCAGTCCTACGCGCTGTTCCCGCACATGTCGATCCTCGAGAACGTCGCCTTCGGCCTCAAGCGCCGCCGGATCGACGACCCGGTGGGCAAGGCGCACGAGGCGCTCCGGCTCGTCGAGCTCGACCACCTCGCCCAGCGCCGTCCGGCGCAGCTCTCCGGCGGGCAGCAGCAGCGGGTCGCCCTCGCCCGGGCGATCGTGAACCGGCCCGCTCTCCTGCTCCTGGACGAGCCCCTCGGTGCGCTCGACCTCAAGCTCCGCCGGCAGATGCAGCTCGAGCTGAAGTCGATCCAGGAGGAGGTCGGCCTCACCTTCCTGCACGTCACCCACGACCAGGAGGAGGCCATGACCATGGCCGACACCGTCGCGGTGATGAACAAGGGCCGGATCGAGCAGATGGGCGCTCCCGAGGCGCTCTACGAGCTCCCGCGGACGGTCTTCGTCGCCAACTTCCTCGGCCAGTCGAACCTCTTCACCGGCGAGGTCGTCGCCTCGACCGGCACCGCGCTGACCGTCGCCGCCGGCGACGCCCGGATCGTCGTGCCCACCGCCCGTGCGGCCCGCGAGTCCGGCGAGATGACGATCGGCGTCCGCCCCGAGAAGCTCCTGCTGCTCACCGAGGCGCCCGCCGACTCCCCGGACCGCAACGTGCTCGGGCCGGGGCGCGTCGTCGACGTCTCCTTCAGCGGCGTCAGCACGCAGTACACGATCGAAATCCCCACGCTCGGCTCGATCGTCGTCTTCGCCCAGAACATGGTCTTCGGGCCGGTCGTCGGCGAGGGTGCGCAGGTCTGGGTGAGCTGGAGCATCGAGCACGGCTTCGGGCTGGCCGACGAACCGGGCACCGTGCCGCGCTTCGCCGCCGACGACTCCACCCGCTCGATCGCCCTGCAGAAGCGCGGGCTGCTCGCCGGCCGCTCCGGAGGAGCGTAG
- a CDS encoding ABC transporter permease produces the protein MAFAAFASGSTDTLDPPVRRRSTIALVLLLPGIVYMLLFFLTPLISLVLTSFQVEVPDGDIGEYAPGFAWQNYLVVMADYWPHAIRSFGYALIATVLALVISYPLAYFIGVKARPWPLLQNLLLTLVIAPFFISFLLRTLAWKQILADESPLVQALKTVAILPSDGHLTGTPIAVVFGITYNFIPFMTLPLYTTLERLDTRLLEAGSDLYAHPASVFWKVTVPLSMPGIVSGTLLTFIPAAGDYINASRDFLGSSRTSMVGNAIEANFLTLENYPAAAALSIVLMAVILVIVGFYVKRSGTEDLL, from the coding sequence ATGGCCTTCGCTGCGTTCGCGTCCGGCTCGACCGACACGCTCGATCCGCCGGTCCGCCGGCGGTCGACGATCGCCCTGGTGCTCCTGCTGCCGGGCATCGTCTACATGCTGCTGTTCTTCCTCACGCCGCTGATCTCCCTCGTGCTGACCTCGTTCCAGGTCGAGGTGCCGGACGGCGACATCGGCGAGTACGCGCCGGGCTTCGCCTGGCAGAACTACCTCGTCGTGATGGCCGACTACTGGCCGCACGCGATCCGCTCCTTCGGCTACGCCCTGATCGCCACGGTGCTCGCGCTCGTGATCAGCTATCCGCTCGCCTACTTCATCGGAGTGAAGGCGCGGCCCTGGCCGCTGCTGCAGAACCTGCTGCTGACGCTGGTGATCGCGCCCTTCTTCATCAGCTTCCTGCTGCGCACGCTGGCCTGGAAGCAGATCCTCGCGGACGAGAGCCCGCTCGTGCAGGCCCTCAAGACCGTCGCGATACTGCCCTCCGACGGGCACCTCACGGGCACCCCGATCGCCGTCGTCTTCGGCATCACCTACAACTTCATCCCCTTCATGACGCTGCCGCTCTACACGACTCTGGAGCGGCTCGACACCCGGCTCCTCGAGGCCGGCTCCGACCTCTACGCGCACCCCGCCTCGGTGTTCTGGAAGGTGACCGTGCCGCTCTCGATGCCCGGCATCGTCTCCGGCACGCTGCTCACCTTCATCCCGGCGGCGGGCGACTACATCAACGCGAGCCGCGACTTCCTCGGCTCGTCGCGGACCTCGATGGTCGGCAACGCGATCGAGGCGAACTTCCTCACCCTCGAGAACTACCCGGCCGCGGCCGCGCTCTCGATCGTGCTGATGGCCGTGATCCTGGTCATCGTCGGCTTCTACGTGAAGCGCAGTGGAACGGAGGACCTCCTGTGA
- a CDS encoding ABC transporter permease: MGIYTALALIFLLIPIGYTFVYSFNDSGKSNLAWRGFTFDKWVSAWTSEEVMTAFGNSLLVGVVATVLATALGTMIAIALVRFRFRFRSAISLLLFLPMATPEVVLGAGLAAQFLAVGTEKGLVTIILAHTMFCISFVVVTVKARVASLDPRLEEAGRDLYASPSQVFWRITFPLLLPGILAAALLSFALSFDDFIITNFNSGSVTTFPKYIYIAAARGIPAEANVIASAVFVLAILIVVVTQVSSAARAKRLARTQ; the protein is encoded by the coding sequence CTGGGGATCTACACCGCCCTCGCGCTGATCTTCCTGCTGATCCCGATCGGCTACACCTTCGTCTACTCGTTCAACGACTCGGGCAAGAGCAATCTCGCCTGGCGCGGCTTCACCTTCGACAAGTGGGTCTCGGCGTGGACGAGCGAGGAGGTGATGACGGCCTTCGGCAACAGCCTCCTGGTCGGTGTGGTCGCGACCGTCCTGGCGACCGCGCTCGGCACGATGATCGCCATCGCGCTCGTCCGGTTCCGCTTCCGGTTCCGCTCCGCGATCAGCCTGCTGCTGTTCCTGCCGATGGCCACCCCGGAGGTGGTGCTCGGCGCCGGTCTGGCCGCCCAGTTCCTCGCGGTCGGCACCGAGAAGGGCCTGGTGACGATCATCCTGGCGCACACGATGTTCTGCATCAGCTTCGTCGTGGTGACGGTCAAGGCCCGCGTCGCGAGTCTGGACCCGCGGCTCGAGGAGGCGGGGCGCGACCTCTACGCCTCGCCGAGCCAGGTCTTCTGGCGGATCACCTTCCCGCTGCTGCTGCCCGGCATCCTCGCCGCCGCGCTGCTCTCCTTCGCGCTGAGCTTCGACGACTTCATCATCACGAACTTCAACTCCGGCTCGGTCACCACGTTCCCGAAGTACATCTACATCGCGGCGGCGCGCGGCATCCCTGCGGAGGCCAACGTCATCGCGTCGGCGGTGTTCGTGCTGGCGATCCTCATCGTCGTCGTCACGCAGGTGTCCTCGGCGGCGCGGGCGAAGCGGCTGGCGAGGACGCAGTAG
- a CDS encoding asparaginase: MSAGTFTLAESVELAVVERSGFIESRHAGSAVLLDSDGRVARTLGTPTAPVFPRSCLKPFQALAVMTAGVELSGAEAVIATASHAGIPQHVALVQNLLFRAGLDHSALQCPADWPTDSASRAKLLRAGASADPLYMNCSGKHAAMLLACVQNGWSTDDYLERSHPLQQHIVDTIERLTGERIVASGIDGCGAPVHALPLTALAKGISRIVSSSPASPFGLYRQAGVLTEAILENAWALDGPGRDNTVVIERLGLVAKLGAEGVLVMASPDGTTVALKILDGSLRAATVVALKLLVEAGSVDRTAANEVLVRLNPVVTGGGQPVGAIRASYV, from the coding sequence ATGTCCGCAGGTACCTTCACCCTCGCCGAGTCCGTCGAACTGGCGGTGGTCGAGCGCTCCGGCTTCATCGAGTCGCGCCACGCCGGATCGGCCGTGCTCCTCGACTCCGACGGCCGCGTCGCCCGCACCCTGGGCACGCCGACGGCGCCGGTCTTCCCCCGCTCCTGCCTCAAGCCCTTCCAGGCCCTCGCCGTGATGACCGCCGGCGTCGAGCTGAGCGGAGCGGAGGCGGTCATCGCGACCGCGAGCCACGCCGGCATCCCGCAGCACGTCGCCCTGGTGCAGAACCTGCTCTTCCGCGCGGGGCTCGACCACTCGGCACTGCAGTGCCCGGCCGACTGGCCGACCGACTCGGCCTCGCGCGCCAAGCTGCTGCGCGCCGGCGCGAGCGCGGATCCGCTCTACATGAACTGCTCGGGGAAGCACGCCGCGATGCTGCTCGCCTGCGTGCAGAACGGCTGGAGCACCGACGACTACCTCGAGCGCTCGCACCCGCTGCAGCAGCACATCGTCGACACCATCGAGCGGCTCACCGGAGAGCGGATCGTCGCCTCGGGCATCGACGGCTGCGGCGCTCCGGTGCACGCGCTGCCCCTCACCGCTCTGGCCAAGGGGATCTCGCGGATCGTCTCCTCCTCCCCCGCCTCGCCCTTCGGGCTCTACCGTCAGGCCGGCGTCCTCACCGAGGCGATCCTCGAGAACGCCTGGGCCCTGGACGGACCGGGTCGCGACAACACCGTCGTGATCGAGCGGCTCGGCCTGGTCGCGAAGCTCGGCGCGGAGGGCGTGCTCGTGATGGCGTCGCCGGACGGCACGACCGTCGCGCTGAAGATCCTGGACGGGAGCCTGCGCGCCGCGACCGTCGTGGCGCTGAAGCTGCTGGTCGAGGCGGGCAGCGTCGACCGCACCGCGGCGAACGAGGTGCTCGTGCGCCTCAACCCGGTGGTCACCGGCGGCGGGCAGCCCGTCGGCGCGATCCGCGCCTCCTACGTCTGA
- the gabT gene encoding 4-aminobutyrate--2-oxoglutarate transaminase, whose product MTDTLAPQVPTSAVPQERRVATEIPGPRSRALHERRLAVVPTGVGTALPVYIDRAHGAILVDVDGNQFIDLGAGIGVTTIGHTDDAVVAAATAQLGRLTHTLFTVTPYEPYIRVAELLGEHTPGDHAKKTVLVNSGAEAVENAVKIARKHTGRPGVAVLDHAYHGRTNLTMAMNFKALPYGLGFGPFASDVHRAPSSYPYHDGLSGAEAAERTISYLEKTVGASALACLVVEPVQGEGGFMVPAQGFLPALQEWCTANGIVFVADEIQSGMARTGAWFASEHFGLVPDMVLSAKGIAGGLPLAGVTGRAEIMDSAQAGGLGGTFGGNPVAAAAAVAVFERIEQEGLLAEADRIGARLGAALRALQEQYDIIGDVRGIGAMMAIELVEPGTAQTTKQPNTAAVGAIIDYAAKHGVLVLSAGTYGNVVRFLPSLALTDELLDEAVAVLAEAFATL is encoded by the coding sequence ATGACAGACACGCTCGCCCCCCAGGTTCCCACGTCGGCCGTCCCCCAGGAGCGTCGCGTCGCGACCGAGATCCCGGGGCCGCGATCGAGGGCCCTGCACGAGCGCCGCCTCGCCGTCGTGCCCACCGGCGTCGGCACCGCGCTGCCCGTCTACATCGACCGCGCGCACGGCGCGATCCTGGTCGACGTCGACGGCAACCAGTTCATCGACCTCGGCGCCGGCATCGGCGTGACGACGATCGGCCACACCGACGACGCGGTCGTCGCGGCCGCCACCGCGCAGCTCGGCCGCCTCACCCACACGCTCTTCACCGTCACGCCCTACGAGCCGTACATCCGCGTCGCGGAGCTGCTCGGCGAGCACACCCCCGGCGACCACGCGAAGAAGACCGTGCTGGTCAACTCCGGCGCCGAGGCCGTGGAGAACGCGGTCAAGATCGCCCGCAAGCACACCGGCCGCCCCGGAGTCGCGGTGCTCGACCACGCCTACCACGGTCGCACGAACCTCACGATGGCGATGAACTTCAAGGCGCTCCCCTACGGCCTCGGCTTCGGTCCCTTCGCGAGCGACGTGCACCGCGCGCCGAGCTCGTACCCGTATCACGACGGCCTCTCGGGCGCCGAGGCGGCCGAGCGCACCATCTCCTACCTGGAGAAGACGGTCGGCGCCTCGGCCCTGGCCTGCCTCGTCGTCGAGCCCGTCCAGGGCGAGGGCGGCTTCATGGTCCCGGCGCAGGGCTTCCTGCCCGCGCTGCAGGAGTGGTGCACCGCGAACGGCATCGTCTTCGTCGCCGATGAGATCCAGTCGGGCATGGCCCGCACCGGCGCCTGGTTCGCCAGTGAGCACTTCGGGCTCGTCCCGGACATGGTGCTCTCGGCCAAGGGCATCGCGGGCGGCCTGCCGCTCGCGGGCGTCACGGGCCGCGCGGAGATCATGGACTCCGCTCAGGCCGGCGGCCTCGGCGGCACCTTCGGCGGGAACCCCGTGGCGGCCGCCGCCGCGGTCGCGGTCTTCGAGCGGATCGAGCAGGAGGGCCTCCTCGCCGAGGCCGACCGCATCGGGGCCCGGCTGGGCGCCGCGCTCCGCGCGCTGCAGGAGCAGTACGACATCATCGGCGACGTCCGCGGGATCGGCGCGATGATGGCGATCGAGCTGGTCGAGCCGGGCACGGCGCAGACGACCAAGCAGCCCAACACTGCCGCCGTCGGCGCGATCATCGACTACGCGGCGAAGCACGGCGTGCTCGTGCTCAGCGCCGGCACCTACGGCAACGTGGTGCGCTTCCTGCCCAGCCTCGCCCTGACGGACGAGCTGCTGGACGAGGCCGTCGCCGTCCTCGCCGAGGCCTTCGCGACCCTCTGA
- a CDS encoding OsmC family protein — protein sequence MKSEHDYALSVVWEGNRGTGTSGYRDYGRQNVLVAEGPPPILGSADKPFRGDPDRWNPEQLLLASLAQCHLLSFLHVAVKNGVVVTEYVDDAIGRMVQEGEGGRFVSVTLRPRVRVAHESMVELAQSLHGEASRLCFIANSVSFPVGHEPQTSAADAR from the coding sequence ATGAAATCGGAGCACGATTACGCTCTTTCCGTCGTCTGGGAGGGCAATCGCGGCACCGGCACCAGCGGCTACCGGGACTACGGGCGCCAGAACGTCCTCGTCGCCGAGGGCCCGCCGCCGATCCTCGGCTCGGCCGACAAGCCCTTCCGCGGCGACCCGGACCGCTGGAACCCCGAGCAGCTGCTGCTCGCCTCCCTCGCGCAGTGCCACCTGCTCTCGTTCCTGCACGTCGCCGTCAAGAACGGGGTCGTCGTGACCGAGTACGTCGACGACGCCATCGGGCGCATGGTGCAGGAGGGCGAGGGCGGTCGCTTCGTCTCGGTCACCCTCCGACCGCGGGTGCGGGTCGCGCACGAGTCGATGGTCGAGCTCGCGCAGTCGCTGCACGGCGAGGCGTCCCGGCTGTGCTTCATCGCGAACTCGGTGAGCTTCCCGGTCGGGCACGAGCCGCAGACCTCGGCGGCCGACGCGCGCTGA
- a CDS encoding lysophospholipid acyltransferase family protein: MSRLGRMIYRPIVEGRDNVPRTGRVIIASNHLSFIDSPVLTLLAPRPVQFLAKSDYFTGTGARGALSRSFFTAVGAVAVERGAGQAAQEALDLGRAILERDEAFAVYPEGTRSRDGRLYRGRTGVAWLALTTGAPVVPVGLVGTQELQPVGSKIPRLHRITVRFGDPLDLSRHGSADSGRARRHATDEVMAAIHALSGQEAAGVYNESPPVTTVEKIKRALPHERR, translated from the coding sequence ATGAGCCGGCTCGGCCGGATGATCTACCGGCCGATCGTCGAGGGCCGCGACAACGTGCCGCGCACCGGCCGCGTCATCATCGCCAGCAACCATCTGTCGTTCATCGACTCGCCCGTGCTGACGCTGCTGGCGCCCCGGCCCGTGCAGTTCCTCGCGAAGTCGGACTACTTCACCGGCACCGGCGCGCGCGGCGCCCTGTCGCGCTCCTTCTTCACGGCGGTCGGAGCGGTCGCGGTCGAGCGCGGCGCCGGCCAGGCCGCGCAGGAGGCGCTCGATCTCGGGCGCGCGATCCTCGAGCGCGACGAGGCGTTCGCCGTGTACCCGGAGGGGACGCGCTCGCGCGACGGCCGCCTCTACCGCGGCCGCACCGGAGTGGCGTGGCTCGCACTCACCACCGGCGCGCCGGTCGTCCCGGTCGGGCTCGTCGGCACGCAGGAGCTGCAGCCCGTGGGCTCGAAGATCCCGCGGCTGCACCGGATCACGGTGCGCTTCGGCGATCCGCTCGATCTCTCCCGGCACGGCTCCGCCGACTCGGGCCGCGCGCGCCGGCACGCGACGGACGAGGTGATGGCCGCCATCCACGCGCTGTCGGGCCAGGAGGCGGCGGGTGTCTACAACGAGTCGCCGCCGGTCACCACGGTCGAGAAGATCAAGCGCGCGCTGCCGCACGAGCGGCGCTGA
- a CDS encoding aminotransferase class III-fold pyridoxal phosphate-dependent enzyme — translation MREFSVPQSRALVTELPGPRSIALQERRVASVSRGAGTLANIYMDHASGAVLVDVDGNRLIDLGCGIGVTTIGHAHPAVAAAAAAQAEKLTHTLFTVTPYENYVRVAEKLGEITPGDFEKHSILVNSGAEAVENAVKIARKHTGRRAIASLDHAFHGRTNLTMAMTYRPWPERAGMGPFPGEIYSLPMSYPFRDPEGMTGEEAAERSIDYIRTHIGAEELAALFVEPIQGDGGIIIPAAGYFERLSEFCTENGIVFVADEIQAGIARTGAWYSIEHFGVVPDLITTAKGIAGGFPLAAVTGRAEIMDAVQPGGIGGTFGGNPVSTAAALATFEAIESEGLLAEAQRVERALQARIGDWAERFAVVGEVRGKGAMFGVELVHPGTKKQNPEALSAVLKHVTTNGVIALDAGSWDSVLRIMPSVVISEELIDDAAGVIEEALATFG, via the coding sequence ATGCGTGAATTCTCGGTCCCCCAGTCCCGCGCGCTCGTCACCGAGCTCCCCGGCCCTCGCTCGATCGCGCTGCAGGAGCGCCGCGTCGCCAGCGTCTCCCGCGGCGCCGGAACCCTCGCGAACATCTACATGGACCACGCCTCGGGCGCCGTCCTCGTCGACGTCGACGGCAACCGCCTGATCGACCTCGGCTGCGGCATCGGCGTCACCACCATCGGCCACGCCCACCCCGCGGTCGCGGCCGCGGCCGCCGCCCAGGCGGAGAAGCTGACCCACACCCTCTTCACCGTGACCCCCTACGAGAACTACGTGCGGGTCGCCGAGAAGCTCGGCGAGATCACCCCCGGCGACTTCGAGAAGCACTCGATCCTCGTCAACTCGGGCGCCGAGGCGGTCGAGAACGCGGTCAAGATCGCGCGCAAGCACACCGGACGCCGCGCCATCGCCTCGCTCGACCACGCCTTCCACGGCCGCACCAACCTCACGATGGCGATGACCTACCGCCCCTGGCCCGAGCGCGCCGGCATGGGCCCGTTCCCCGGCGAGATCTACAGCCTCCCGATGAGCTACCCGTTCCGCGACCCCGAGGGCATGACGGGCGAGGAGGCCGCCGAGCGCTCCATCGACTACATCCGCACCCACATCGGCGCCGAGGAGCTCGCGGCGCTGTTCGTCGAGCCCATCCAGGGCGACGGCGGCATCATCATCCCCGCGGCGGGCTACTTCGAGCGCCTCTCCGAGTTCTGCACCGAGAACGGCATCGTCTTCGTCGCGGACGAGATCCAGGCCGGCATCGCCCGCACCGGTGCCTGGTACTCGATCGAGCACTTCGGCGTCGTCCCCGACCTCATCACCACGGCCAAGGGCATCGCCGGCGGCTTCCCGCTCGCCGCGGTCACCGGCCGCGCGGAGATCATGGACGCGGTGCAGCCCGGCGGTATCGGCGGCACTTTCGGCGGCAACCCCGTCTCCACCGCCGCCGCGCTCGCCACCTTCGAGGCGATCGAGTCCGAGGGCCTGCTCGCCGAGGCCCAGCGCGTCGAGCGCGCCCTGCAGGCCCGCATCGGCGACTGGGCCGAGCGCTTCGCCGTGGTCGGCGAGGTCCGCGGCAAGGGCGCGATGTTCGGCGTCGAGCTCGTCCACCCCGGCACCAAGAAGCAGAACCCGGAGGCGCTCTCCGCCGTGCTGAAGCACGTCACGACGAACGGCGTCATCGCCCTCGACGCCGGCAGCTGGGACAGCGTCCTGCGCATCATGCCGAGCGTGGTCATCAGCGAGGAGCTGATCGACGACGCCGCGGGTGTCATCGAGGAGGCGCTCGCCACCTTCGGCTGA
- a CDS encoding FKBP-type peptidyl-prolyl cis-trans isomerase, producing the protein MRRTLAILAVLGASLGLAACTPGTPEASPSATPTPLSCISSGEASDAVDAAGDFATKPVTVFPTPMSVEATEGSTVIEGTGEAVAEGDTVLVDYTLYNGTSGAEFSASSYASGGRAAFEVDTDQYLAGLVKAVNCATVGSRVVAVVPPADAFGDAGSTDLGIAADDSIVMVIDVEGIVPSAATGEPQAPVDGLPTVALAEDGAPTVTIPATDPPAELQLEVLKKGDGQTVADGDSLIVQYQGVVWGTGEVFDQSWGNGTPASFGTGDVIEGFKEAVVGQTVGSQVLVVIPPDKGYGEAGNTNAGISGTDTLVFVVDILAVS; encoded by the coding sequence GTGCGCAGAACCCTCGCGATCCTCGCCGTTCTCGGCGCCTCCCTCGGCCTCGCGGCCTGCACGCCCGGCACCCCCGAGGCGTCGCCGAGTGCGACCCCGACTCCGCTCTCCTGCATCTCCTCCGGGGAGGCGTCCGACGCCGTGGACGCCGCCGGCGACTTCGCGACGAAGCCGGTCACCGTCTTCCCGACCCCGATGAGCGTCGAGGCGACCGAGGGCAGCACCGTCATCGAGGGCACCGGCGAGGCGGTCGCCGAGGGCGACACCGTGCTGGTGGACTACACCCTCTACAACGGCACGAGCGGCGCCGAGTTCTCCGCGAGCAGCTACGCCTCCGGTGGGCGCGCCGCCTTCGAGGTGGACACCGATCAGTACCTCGCGGGCCTCGTCAAGGCGGTCAACTGCGCGACGGTCGGCTCGCGCGTCGTCGCTGTCGTCCCTCCCGCCGACGCGTTCGGCGACGCCGGCAGCACCGATCTCGGGATCGCCGCGGACGACTCCATCGTCATGGTGATCGACGTCGAGGGCATCGTCCCCTCGGCCGCGACCGGTGAGCCGCAGGCGCCGGTCGACGGGCTGCCGACGGTGGCGCTCGCCGAGGACGGCGCCCCGACGGTGACCATCCCCGCGACCGACCCGCCGGCCGAGCTGCAGCTCGAGGTGCTGAAGAAGGGCGACGGGCAGACCGTCGCCGACGGCGACTCGCTGATCGTGCAGTACCAGGGCGTCGTCTGGGGCACCGGCGAGGTCTTCGACCAGAGCTGGGGGAACGGCACACCCGCGTCCTTCGGCACCGGCGACGTGATCGAGGGCTTCAAGGAGGCGGTGGTCGGCCAGACCGTCGGCTCGCAGGTGCTCGTGGTCATCCCGCCGGACAAGGGCTACGGCGAGGCCGGCAACACCAACGCGGGCATCAGCGGCACCGACACCCTGGTGTTCGTCGTCGACATCCTCGCGGTGAGCTGA
- the dxr gene encoding 1-deoxy-D-xylulose-5-phosphate reductoisomerase, whose protein sequence is MRRVIILGSTGSIGTQALDVIGANRDRFEVVGLGAGSNREVVAQQAREFGVEHTAFGAAEAEQLIRSVDADVVLNGITGSVGLGPTLAALEEGRTLALANKESLIVGGELVTSLAAPGQIVPVDSEHSAIAQALLAGEHREVRRLVLTASGGPFRGRDRSSLRDVTPAEALAHPTWDMGLVVTTNSSTLVNKGLEVIEAHLLFDVPYDRIDVTVHPQSIVHSMVEFVDGSTIAQASPPDMRLPISLGLDWPHRVAGVGVPLDWTRAQSWTFEPLDEEAFPSVRLAKKVGAAGASYPAVFNAANEQAVQAFHAGRIGYLDILATVEAVVDVHSVEGALTRESLAEAETWARRTADARIAAA, encoded by the coding sequence ATGCGCAGGGTCATCATCCTCGGCTCGACCGGGTCCATCGGCACGCAGGCCCTCGACGTCATCGGCGCGAACCGCGACCGCTTCGAGGTCGTCGGCCTCGGGGCCGGCTCCAACCGCGAGGTCGTCGCCCAGCAGGCGCGCGAGTTCGGCGTCGAGCACACCGCCTTCGGCGCGGCGGAGGCCGAGCAGCTGATCCGCTCCGTCGACGCCGACGTCGTCCTCAACGGCATCACCGGGTCCGTCGGGCTCGGCCCGACGCTCGCCGCGCTCGAGGAGGGCCGCACCCTCGCCCTCGCGAACAAGGAGTCGCTGATCGTCGGCGGCGAGCTGGTCACCTCGCTCGCCGCTCCCGGGCAGATCGTCCCCGTCGACTCCGAGCACTCGGCGATCGCGCAGGCGCTGCTCGCGGGGGAGCACCGCGAGGTCCGCCGACTGGTGCTGACCGCGTCGGGCGGCCCGTTCCGCGGGCGCGACCGTTCCTCCCTCCGCGACGTCACGCCGGCCGAGGCCCTCGCGCACCCGACCTGGGACATGGGGCTGGTCGTCACCACGAACTCGTCCACGCTGGTCAACAAGGGTCTCGAGGTGATCGAGGCGCACCTGCTCTTCGACGTGCCCTACGACCGGATCGACGTGACCGTGCATCCGCAGTCGATCGTCCACTCGATGGTCGAGTTCGTCGACGGCTCGACGATCGCCCAGGCCTCGCCGCCCGACATGCGCCTGCCGATCTCGCTCGGTCTCGACTGGCCGCACCGCGTCGCCGGCGTCGGCGTGCCGCTGGACTGGACCCGCGCGCAGTCCTGGACGTTCGAGCCGCTCGACGAGGAGGCGTTCCCCTCCGTCCGGCTCGCCAAGAAGGTCGGCGCCGCCGGGGCGTCCTACCCGGCCGTCTTCAACGCGGCGAACGAGCAGGCCGTGCAGGCGTTCCACGCCGGGCGGATCGGCTACCTGGACATCCTCGCGACGGTCGAGGCCGTCGTCGACGTGCACTCCGTCGAGGGCGCGCTGACCCGCGAGTCGCTGGCCGAGGCCGAGACCTGGGCGCGCCGCACGGCGGATGCACGGATCGCCGCCGCCTGA